Proteins from one Impatiens glandulifera chromosome 2, dImpGla2.1, whole genome shotgun sequence genomic window:
- the LOC124923870 gene encoding histone-lysine N-methyltransferase ATXR3-like isoform X3 produces the protein MGDGDVACMRLQPIFEYLLGFENLYGGDNGEFSSKMLSVVYQAMKEYFQMKGDFSLDKVKSSRDVELVKEEVEEGELTSVWPNSEFENVEFAPESLRKYEIKREIEKLESPVDKLSKDEFEKGELVRGKSPKVLSDNGDYHHGRSKAYDILEKRKKVELEKRVFVSCRNAKPETEKGEFVPERWNREDVIKDEKKLQKCQGDSDKGKRWKYEQEGTPYGKCSGDRDFRNGGQHTNRAARWETDDNKCLKLGSNIVNREPSLKNKPSNGNNQEQESGNRFKRHVDNPQVTERKHYGEHSDLSSSKSRRLSVEGNHSSYRSVERSYRSPSSSRNISSGRYSTTSYESSGFRIAHDRYGTSPRRSERSLLDRAHSSRHDMSPYERGHHHDHRNRSPNYSERSTQNRVHNHDHRRTHDRRRNRSPSYSERSPPERGHYDNHHRNKSPNHYEKPLKDRSRYHDHRVRASISKEHSPIDRLRPGNKESDRINGASERLYSPSAVKDHEEMPDNNSSGRKSHPSKEGTEITTLQNGDETTEKVDAIEPHKEAQLESQVVNDIDNTIQINGITEELPSMEEDMDICDTPPHLPVMTDLTPGKWLYLDHSGVERGPSKLYDLKKLVEEGFIVSDHLIKHSGSDRWVTVENAVSPLITVNFPNIESDAVTQLVSPPVASGNILADERDTVQPIIHQADEIITTIKGTLCFKDDNSAIDELLEEHYIEERVGTLLEGFSVIPGKELEAIGGALQMTFDHVDWEMWGDSEGFASYQIHSRKQDDESKDEVFWYHKFAIKESTEKSVFLSVRDCSITSGDTDDAFCGPWSCKGGDWTRNGETLSDISMTNKLVLNDGFPLCQMPSSGYKDPRWHHKDELFYSSHNRRLDLPNWALSVPDECNDPLGESGVGPTKTVVTRGLKGAMLPVVRINACVVKDRGSFVSESLSKARLKEICSSRSSRHYSMGSEGRILSEETVSQSKHIHQQEVLAPYKSILSGHERGPSSFSEIQKLVEQNIVPKYISIFRKSDCIWVPVTSTIEAFGASQKAQGETNHTSSCGPGGSTVQSQGITPNQIEASNLFHSLHPQFIGFTRGKLHELIMKSYKSREITAAINEVLDPWINAKQPRKDTEKIVCNNSDDYRPGKRARFLLDETEEYEVGEAIGDIMFDDLYCDATFHREVARTGAVPVSWGLMDGQVLARIFHFLRSDMKSLIHAALTCMHWRILVKVYKDICKQVDLSFLGHSCTDSMARNIMSGYKREKVASLILLGCTNVSSPLLEEIIRSFPCLSFIDIRGCNQLGDLPKKYPRINWIMRRIRSLKDVNDRTSSAYTSHNGLTRHGELKDYLESSEKRDSANQLFRGSLYKRSKLFDARKASSILPRDAHMRQWSVKKSENGYKRMEQVLALGLKDIMKENTIDIFVPKVADIVDRIRKGYYAVRGLHSVKEDIIRLCRDAIKARCRSDAADMNRMLKLFIQLATSLESSSRPHQRDVLIKNWKDVSTAGFSSTTSRYKNLKKTGERKHTTRHNIISLINGGSDNRDCVSDQEIRRCLSRLSKKCMYSGSETSDGLDGSSETKSDGESAASDAESDLEFTLESGTRESRGDGTLSIDDADYLTEREWGARMTKVSLVPPVTRTYELIDQYVIVADEEQVKRKMCVSLPEDYADKLKAQKDGLEESDMEIPEVKVYKPRKYLGTEVIEQEVYGIDPHTHNLLLDSMPEESDWTLTDKHVFIEEVLLRTLNKQAQNYTGTGNTPMMYHLQPVIEDILKKAEENCDMPTMRLCESILKQIDSRSGDKYIAYRKGLGVVCNKKGGFSEDDFVVEFLGEVYPAWKWFEKQDGIRSLQRNNEEPAPEFYNINLERPKGDADGYDLVIVDAMHKANYASRICHSCHPNCEAKVTAVNGHYQIGIYTVRPIEYGEEVTFDYNSVTESKEEYEASVCLCGSRVCRGSYLNLTGEGAFQKILEEWHGILDCHYLMLEACELNAVTQEDYLDLSRAGLGSCLLGGLPNWLVAYTARLVRFINFERTKLPDAILRHNLEEKQKYFVEISIDVEKNDAEIQAEGVYNQRLQNLALTLDKVGYVIRRLYSDPKEAPPLLEKLSPEAAVSFLWNREGSFVEDLIASIAPYMDDGMLNDLKSKIHDHDPSGSTDVREELKKSLIWLRDEVRNLPCTNKCRHDAAADLIHIYAYTKYFFRIRVYESVTSEPVNISPLDLGPKYSDKLGPGEVHEYCKTYGENYCLGQLMYWHTQANADPDSKLTCAYKGCLSLPDIESFYAKIHKPSEKRVYGRRTIKSMLARMEKQPQRAWPDDQIWEFNKKMPKVLGSPMFDSVVQNSPLDKEMVNWLKNRPAIFQGMWDHQR, from the exons ATGGGCGATGGGGACGTTGCATGCATGCGTTTACAGCCTATTTTTGAGTATCTGTTGGGTTTTGAGAATTTATACGGAGGTGACAATGGCGAGTTCAGTAGTAAAATGCTCAGTGTTGTTTATCAGGCTATGAAAGAATATTTCCAGATGAAAGGAGATTTTTCTTTGGACAAGGTAAAAAGTAGTCGAGACGTTGAGTTGGTGAAGGAGGAAGTAGAGGAAGGTGAATTGACTTCTGTTTGGCCAAATAGTGAGTTTGAGAATGTGGAGTTTGCTCCAGAGAGTTTGcgtaaatatgaaataaaaaggGAAATTGAGAAACTTGAGTCTCCAGTTGATAAATTGAGCAAAGATGAATTTGAAAAGGGGGAGCTCGTTCGTGGGAAATCGCCAAAAGTTTTATCTGATAACGGAGACTATCATCATGGAAGGTCTAAAGCCTATGATATActtgaaaagagaaaaaaagtgGAGCTTGAGAAAAGAGTATTTGTATCTTGTAGAAATGCTAAACCTGAAACAGAAAAAGGAGAGTTTGTTCCTGAAAGATGGAATAGAGAAGATGTGATCAAGGATGAGAAAAAATTACAGAAATGCCAAGGGGATTCAGATAAGGGCAAGAGATGGAAATATGAACAAGAGGGGACACCTTATGGTAAGTGTTCAGGTGACAGAGATTTCAGAAATGGAGGTCAGCACACTAATAGAGCTGCAAGGTGGGAAACTGACGATAATAAATGTCTAAAATTAGGATCAAATATAGTAAATAGGGAACCTTCCTTAAAAAACAAACCAAGCAATGGGAATAACCAAGAACAAGAATCTGGAAACCGGTTCAAGAGGCACGTGGATAATCCACAGGTAACTGAGCGAAAACATTATGGCGAACATTCTGATCTGAGTTCCTCAAAAAGTCGCAGACTTTCCGTTGAGGGTAATCACTCCTCCTACAGGTCCGTGGAGAGATCATACAGGTCTCCTTCATCATCCAGGAATATTTCATCTGGCAGGTATTCCACCACAAGCTATGAATCTTCAGGTTTCAGGATAGCTCATGACAGGTATGGTACTAGTCCACGTAGGTCAGAGCGGTCCCTACTTGATCGGGCCCACTCATCTCGTCATGACATGTCACCTTATGAGCGAGGTCATCACCATGATCATAGGAATCGAAGTCCCAACTATTCTGAGAGGTCTACACAAAACCGAGTTCATAATCACGATCACCGTAGAACTCACGATCGTCGTAGGAATCGAAGTCCAAGCTATTCTGAGAGGTCCCCACCagaaagaggtcattatgataATCATCATAGAAATAAGAGTCCTAATCATTATGAGAAGCCCCTAAAAGATCGTTCTCGATATCATGATCACAGAGTCCGTGCCTCTATATCCAAGGAGCATTCTCCAATCGATAGGCTTAGGCCTGGTAATAAGGAAAGTGATAGAATAAATGGAGCAAGTGAAAGGTTATATAGTCCTTCTGCAGTCAAAGACCATGAAGAGATGCCTGATAACAACTCTAGTGGTAGGAAATCTCATCCGTCTAAAGAAGGTACAGAAATAACCACTCTGCAGAATGGTGATGAGACGACAGAAAAAGTGGATGCCATAGAACCTCACAAGGAAGCACAGTTAGAGAGCCAGGTGGTGAATGACATAGATAATACGATACAGATTAATGGAATTACTGAGGAGCTTCCTTCTATGGAAGAAGACATGGATATCTGTGACACTCCGCCTCATCTGCCAGTTATGACAGATTTAACCCCAGGAAAATGGTTATACCTTGATCATTCTGGTGTAGAACGTGGGCCTTCCAAACTGTATGACCTCAAGAAACTTGTTGAAGAAGGCTTCATTGTATCTGATCACTTGATCAAGCACTCAGGTAGTGATAGGTGGGTCACCGTTGAAAATGCAGTTTCTCCTTTGATTACTGTGAATTTTCCAAATATTGAATCAGATGCTGTTACTCAGCTGGTAAGCCCCCCTGTGGCTTCTGGCAATATATTGGCTGATGAAAGAGATACAGTTCAACCTATAATTCATCAAGCTGACGAAATAATAACTACCATTAAGGGAACTTTATGCTTCAAAGATGATAATTCTGCTATCGACGAGCTTTTAGAGGAGCACTACATTGAAGAAAGGGTTGGAACATTGTTGGAGGGGTTTTCTGTAATTCCTGGCAAGGAACTTGAGGCAATTGGTG GAGCACTGCAAATGACATTTGATCATGTAGACTGGGAGATGTGGGGAGACTCTGAAG GTTTCGCTAGCTACCAAATCCACTCCAGGAAACAAGATGATGAAAGTAAAGACGAAGTCTTTTGGTATCATAAGTTTGCAATCAAAGAGTCTACAGAAAAGTCCGTCTTTCTGTCTGTTAGGGATTGCTCTATAACTTCTGGTGATACTGATGATGCGTTCTGTGGTCCATGGTCATGCAAAGGTGGTGACTGGACGAGGAATGGTGAAACTCTCTCAGATATTTCCATGACAAATAAACTTGTCCTCAATGATGGCTTTCCACTTTGCCAGATGCCCAGTTCTGGATACAAAGACCCTCGGTGGCATCACAAAGATGAATTATTCTATTCCTCCCACAATAGAAGACTTGATCTACCAAACTGGGCTTTATCTGTACCTGATGAGTGCAATGATCCTTTAGGTGAAAGTGGGGTAGGTCCAACTAAAACTGTGGTTACAAGGGGCCTGAAAGGAGCCATGCTCCCAGTGGTCAGAATAAATGCATGTGTAGTCAAGGATCGTGGTTCATTTGTTTCAGAGTCCCTCTCTAAAGCCAGACTGAAGGAGATATGTTCTTCAAGGTCGTCCAGGCACTATTCGATGGGCAGTGAAGGGAGGATATTGTCTGAAGAAACTGTCTCTCAATCTAAACATATTCATCAGCAAGAGGTGTTAGCTCCATATAAGAGTATCTTGTCTG GGCATGAGAGAGGGCCTTCATCATTTTCAGAAATCCAGAAATTGGTTGAGCAAAATATTGTTCCAAAGTATATCAGCATTTTCAGAAAGAGTGATTGCATCTGGGTTCCAGTTACCTCAACTATAGAGGCTTTTGGAGCCTCTCAGAAGGCCCAAGGAGAGACTAATCATACATCTAGCTGTGGTCCTGGTGGTTCTACAGTGCAATCACAGGGCATTACTCCAAACCAAATTGAGGCTTCCAATTTGTTTCATAGCTTACATCCACAGTTCATTGGATTTACAAGGGGAAAGCTGCATGAATTGATCATGAAGTCATACAAGAGTAGGGAAATTACTGCAGCGATAAATGAGGTTCTGGATCCTTGGATTAATGCAAAGCAGCCTAGGAAGGATACAGAAAAAATTGTTTGCAACAATAGTG ATGATTATCGTCCTGGTAAAAGAGCAAGGTTTCTCCTGGATGAAACTGAAGAGTATGAAGTGGGAGAAGCTATTGGTGACATCATGTTTGATGATTTGTATTGCGATGCTACATTTCACAGAGAAGTTGCTAGAACTGGGGCCGTTCCTGTGAGCTGGGGTCTAATGGATGGTCAGGTGCTGGCACGTATATTTCATTTCCTCCGATCAGACATGAAATCCCTTATCCACGCTGCTTTGACCTGCATGCACTGGAGAATATTAGTAAAAGTATACAAGGATATCTGCAAACAGGTCGACTTGTCCTTTCTTGGGCACAGTTGTACCGACTCCATGGCTCGGAATATCATG AGTGGTTATAAGAGAGAGAAGGTAGCTTCACTGATACTACTAGGCTGTACTAACGTCTCTTCCCCTCTACTTGAAGAAATCATTAGGTCATTTCCTTGTCTATCCTTTATAGATATTCGGGGGTGTAATCAGCTGGGTGACTTGCCCAAAAAATATCCAAGGATTAATTGGATCATGAGAAGAATTAGGAGCCTTAAGGACGTGAATGATAGAACATCATCAGCTTATACAAGTCATAATGGTCTGACTAGACATGGAGAACTCAAGGATTATCTGGAGAGCTCAGAGAAGAGGGACTCAGCTAATCAATTGTTCCGTGGAAGCTTATACAAAAGGTCAAAGCTTTTTGATGCTAGAAAGGCCTCTTCTATTCTACCTAGGGATGCCCACATGAGACAATGGTCTGTTAAGAAATCTGAAAATGGTTACAAGAGGATGGAGCAAGTTCTTGCTTTAGGTCTGAAAGACATAATGAAAGAGAATACGATCGATATTTTTGTGCCTAAG GTGGCTGATATTGTGGACAGAATAAGGAAGGGTTACTATGCTGTCCGGGGCTTGCACTCTGTCAAGGAGGATATTATTCGCTTGTGCAGAGATGCTATCAA aGCAAGGTGTCGGAGTGATGCTGCGGACATGAATCGCATGTTGAAGCTCTTTATCCAACTAGCCACTAGTTTAGAGAGTAGTTCCAGACCTCATCAAAGAGATGTCCTAATCAAGAACTGGAAAGATGTTTCAACTGCAGGATTTTCCTCAACTACATCcagatataaaaatttaaagaagaCTGGAGAAAGGAAGCACACGACCAGGCATAACATTATCTCTTTAATTAATGGAGGTTCCGACAATAGAGATTGTGTCTCTGATCAAGAAATTAGAAGGTGTTTATCCAGGTTGAGCAAGAAATGCATGTACTCAGGAAGTGAAACCTCTGATGGCCTTGACGGATCATCTGAGACCAAGAGTGATGGTGAAAGTGCTGCCTCAGATGCAGAAAGTGACTTGGAATTCACGTTAGAAAGTGGAACTAGAGAGTCAAGAGGGGATGGAACCCTTTCCATAGATGACGCAGATTATTTGACTGAGCGTGAGTGGGGTGCTCGCATGACAAAGGTCAGCCTAGTTCCTCCTGTTACCCGAACGTACGAATTGATTGATCAATATGTGATTGTGGCTGATGAAGAACAAGTTAAAAGGAAAATGTGTGTTTCTCTGCCTGAAGACTATGCTGATAAGTTAAAAGCCCAGAAAGATGGTCTCGAGGAGTCTGATATGGAGATCCCTGAAGTGAAGGTTTACAAACCTAGAAAATATCTTGGAACCGAAGTGATAGAACAAGAAGTTTATGGAATAGACCCTCACACACACAACCTTTTACTTGATTCCATGCCAGAAGAATCAGATTGGACTCTTACTGATAAACATGTATTTATAGAAGAAGTGCTTCTTCGCACTCTCAATAAGCAAGCTCAGAACTACACTGGCACAGGAAATACCCCTATGATGTATCATTTGCAGCCTGTTATTGAGGATATCCTGAAAAAGGCCGAAGAAAATTGTGATATGCCAACTATGAGATTATGTGAATCCATCTTAAAACAGATTGATTCTCGTTCAGGGGACAAGTACATCGCATATAGAAAG GGCCTCGGAGTTGTATGCAACAAGAAAGGAGGCTTTAGTGAAGATGACTTTGTGGTTGAGTTTTTGGGTGAG GTCTATCCTGCTTGGAAATGGTTTGAGAAGCAAGATGGGATTCGTTCCTTACAAAGAAACAACGAAGAACCAGCACCAGAATTCTACAACATTAATCTTGAAAGACCAAAG GGCGATGCTGATGGATATGACTTGGTGATAGTTGATGCAATGCACAAAGCAAACTATGCAAGCAGAATTTGTCATTCATGTCATCCAAACTGCGAAGCAAA AGTTACTGCAGTCAATGGTCATTACCAGATCGGAATATACACTGTTCGTCCAATTGAATATGGTGAAGAGGTCACGTTCGATTATAACTCTGTTACAGAG AGTAAGGAAGAGTATGAAGCTTCCGTTTGTTTATGTGGCAGCAGGGTTTGTCGTGGAAGCTACTTGAATCTTACAGGAGAAGGTGCTTTTCAAAAG ATTTTGGAAGAGTGGCATGGAATACTGGATTGCCACTACTTGATGCTAGAGGCATGTGAATTGAATGCTGTTACCCAAGAAGATTACTTAGATTTGAGCAGGGCTGGTCTGGGTAGCTGTTTACTTGGCGGGTTACCAAATTGGCTTGTTGCTTATACAGCTCGTTTG GTAAggtttattaattttgaaaggACCAAACTTCCTGATGCAATTCTAAGGCATAATTTGGAAGAAAAGCAGAAATATTTTGTAGAAATCTCCATTGATGTTGAGAAAAATGATGCTGAGATTCAG GCTGAGGGGGTCTATAACCAAAGGCTTCAGAACTTAGCCCTTACTCTTGACAAG GTGGGATATGTGATAAGACGACTATACAGTGATCCAAAGGAAGCACCGCCTCTGCTAGAAAAGCTGAGTCCTGAAGCAGCAGTTTCCTTTCTGTGGAATAGAGAAGGCTCTTTTGTTGAGGATCTTATTGCGAGTATAGCTCCTTATATGGATGATGGCATGTTAAATGACCTGAAGTCAAAGATCCATGACCATGATCCCTCTGGCTCTACTGATGTCCGGGAGGAACttaaaaaatctttaatatG GTTAAGGGATGAGGTGAGAAATCTCCCATGTACAAATAAATGCCGTCATGATGCTGCTGCAGATTTAATTCACATATATGCATATACAAAGTATTTTTTCAGAATTCGG GTGTACGAAAGTGTAACATCTGAACCTGTTAACATTAGTCCGCTTGATCTTGGCCCCAAGTACAGCGACAAACTGGGGCCAGGAGAAGTACACGAATATTGCAAGACTTATGGAGAAAATTATTGTTTAGGACAGTTGATGTATTGGCATACTCAGGCTAATGCTGACCCAGACTCAAAATTGACATGTGCATACAAGGGTTGCCTGTCCTTGCCTGATATTGAGTCCTTTTATGCCAAGATTCACAAGCCATCTGAAAAACGGGTGTATGGACGACGAACTATCAAATCCATGCTTGCAAGAATG GAGAAACAACCACAAAGAGCATGGCCAGATGATCAGATATGGGAATTCAATAAGAAAATGCCAAAAGTGTTGGGAAGCCCAATGTTCGACTCTGTGGTTCAGAATTCTCCTCTAGACAAAGAAATGGTGAATTGGTTGAAAAATAGACCGGCTATTTTTCAAGGAATGTGGGACCATCAACGGTAG